A section of the Pseudomonadota bacterium genome encodes:
- a CDS encoding GxxExxY protein yields MENEGREKILYKDECFLIQGAIFEVYREMGCGFLEAVYQECLEKELTCKGIPFYSQKEILLTYKGEKLEQRYKPDLICYDKIIVELKAVTELANEHKAQLFNYLKATGHKLGLLVNFGHHPKVQIERIIL; encoded by the coding sequence ATGGAAAATGAAGGGCGCGAAAAAATACTTTATAAAGATGAATGTTTTTTAATTCAGGGAGCAATCTTTGAAGTATATCGTGAGATGGGATGTGGCTTTTTGGAAGCTGTATATCAGGAATGTCTTGAAAAAGAGCTTACTTGTAAAGGAATTCCCTTTTATTCTCAGAAAGAAATTCTTCTTACTTACAAGGGGGAAAAACTTGAACAACGGTACAAACCGGATTTAATCTGCTATGATAAAATAATTGTTGAGTTAAAAGCCGTTACGGAATTGGCTAATGAGCACAAAGCACAATTGTTTAATTACTTAAAGGCTACAGGCCATAAACTTGGTTTACTTGTCAATTTTGGTCATCATCCGAAGGTGCAAATTGAAAGGATAATTTTATAA
- a CDS encoding DUF4391 domain-containing protein: protein MNDELKLPKESFVNKFIAKTKFYEKATLSSKLQKEFVDKIQKITWKYKLAESTVGITKTDTVTEIQIFEIELKELVIPKKVLQVIDKTIPYKILYRFVFNESVAYGITLKENTSVENYYFSDWNEDMLFDFTGINLEKVYQKLVRAFIRNKAKTKSSFQEIIDVDKKIKTLENEITALEVKISKEKQFNRKVEINKILLAKKAELKRIVEE, encoded by the coding sequence GTGAATGATGAATTAAAACTGCCAAAAGAGTCTTTTGTAAATAAGTTTATTGCAAAAACCAAATTTTACGAAAAGGCAACGCTCAGTTCAAAGCTTCAGAAGGAATTTGTCGATAAAATTCAAAAAATCACCTGGAAGTATAAACTTGCCGAAAGCACAGTAGGCATAACCAAAACAGACACAGTTACAGAGATACAAATATTTGAAATTGAGTTGAAAGAACTGGTAATCCCTAAAAAAGTACTTCAGGTTATTGATAAAACCATACCGTATAAGATTTTATACCGATTTGTTTTTAATGAGAGCGTGGCGTATGGAATAACACTGAAAGAAAATACCAGTGTTGAAAACTACTATTTTTCCGACTGGAATGAAGATATGCTTTTTGATTTTACTGGTATTAATCTGGAAAAGGTCTATCAAAAATTGGTGAGGGCATTTATCCGGAACAAAGCAAAAACGAAAAGCAGTTTTCAGGAAATTATTGATGTTGATAAAAAGATTAAGACATTAGAAAACGAGATAACCGCTCTGGAAGTTAAAATTTCAAAGGAAAAACAGTTTAACCGCAAAGTTGAGATAAATAAGATTCTGCTGGCAAAGAAAGCTGAGTTGAAGAGGATTGTTGAAGAATGA
- a CDS encoding site-specific DNA-methyltransferase, with protein sequence MDKLKMQTPDLTDKNIEQIAALFPNVITETKDENGNLRKAVDFDLLKQSLSKNLVETDDERYRLDWPGKKASLLKANTPITKTLRPCREESVNFDTTENLYIEGDNFEVLKILQESYLGKVKMIYIDPPYNTGNDFIYKDDFKKSKEAYEEELGVEDEEGGKLFKNTDSNGRFHSDWLSMMYERLIIARDLLAGDGLIAVSIHDTELFQLGKILDEIFGEGNKLACAPWLSEASGGKEKTGLRTGHEYLLIYYKNSIINISQEERSTGGLNQKDINGPYRKGRELMKWGGVSLREDRPNQFYPLVTPKGIEVVPYRNDGKEGHWRWGKNNPLIVVALKDPDFFHWELRNYDSGVSVNGKTERWVPYEKIRDIKKSVGWSTWLDKYGSNADATRELKELFDFKPFDTPKPTQLIKWFINLYSDDNAIVLDFFSGSAATAHAVMQLNAEDNGNRKFIMVQLPEKTDENSEAYQAGYKTIAEIGKERIRRAGKKIIEELTTKNTKKENKEYDLFGEVNNKNSDPLSGISSVSWSKNIDIGFRVYKTADSNMKNVFYHPSELKQEQLSFLESNIEEDRTPEDLLTQVILDLGLELSLPIETKKILGNTVFIVQTNALVACFDNDIDFKIIDTIADLKPFKVVFKDAGFKDDKDRINVEERFKRLSPETKVMVI encoded by the coding sequence GTGGACAAACTGAAAATGCAGACACCGGACTTGACGGATAAAAATATAGAACAGATTGCGGCTCTTTTCCCTAATGTAATTACCGAAACAAAAGATGAAAACGGCAATCTTAGAAAGGCTGTTGATTTTGACCTGCTCAAACAGAGTTTATCCAAAAATCTTGTGGAAACCGATGACGAACGCTACCGGCTGGACTGGCCGGGGAAAAAGGCTTCACTCCTAAAAGCCAATACGCCCATTACCAAAACATTGCGACCGTGCAGAGAAGAATCGGTAAATTTTGATACCACCGAAAACCTGTATATCGAAGGCGATAATTTTGAAGTGCTGAAAATTTTACAGGAGAGTTATCTCGGCAAAGTGAAGATGATCTATATTGATCCGCCGTATAATACAGGTAATGATTTTATCTATAAAGATGATTTTAAAAAGAGCAAAGAAGCGTATGAAGAAGAACTTGGTGTAGAGGATGAAGAAGGCGGAAAGCTTTTTAAGAATACAGACAGTAACGGCAGGTTTCATTCCGATTGGCTGAGTATGATGTATGAAAGGCTTATAATAGCAAGGGATTTGTTGGCTGGTGATGGGCTTATTGCGGTATCTATTCATGATACAGAGCTTTTTCAATTAGGCAAAATCCTTGATGAAATCTTTGGTGAAGGAAATAAATTAGCATGCGCGCCATGGTTATCAGAAGCAAGTGGGGGTAAAGAAAAAACAGGGCTCCGAACGGGCCATGAATACTTACTTATTTATTATAAGAATTCCATTATTAATATTTCTCAAGAAGAACGTTCAACTGGTGGGTTAAATCAGAAAGATATAAACGGACCTTATAGAAAAGGACGTGAGCTAATGAAATGGGGTGGTGTATCTTTAAGAGAAGATAGGCCCAATCAATTTTACCCATTAGTCACGCCTAAGGGTATTGAGGTGGTTCCATATAGAAACGATGGGAAAGAAGGTCATTGGCGCTGGGGCAAAAATAATCCACTAATTGTTGTAGCACTAAAAGATCCTGATTTTTTTCATTGGGAACTTAGGAATTATGACTCCGGGGTTAGCGTGAATGGGAAAACAGAAAGATGGGTACCCTATGAAAAAATTAGAGATATTAAAAAATCAGTAGGATGGAGTACTTGGCTGGATAAATACGGTTCTAATGCTGATGCTACTAGAGAATTAAAAGAACTATTTGATTTTAAGCCTTTTGATACTCCCAAACCTACACAATTGATAAAATGGTTTATAAATCTTTACTCTGACGATAATGCTATTGTGTTGGATTTTTTTTCTGGCTCAGCAGCAACAGCCCACGCAGTAATGCAGCTCAACGCCGAAGATAACGGCAACCGCAAATTCATCATGGTACAACTCCCCGAAAAAACCGACGAAAACAGCGAAGCCTACCAAGCAGGTTACAAAACCATTGCCGAAATCGGCAAAGAACGCATCCGCCGTGCAGGGAAGAAAATAATAGAAGAATTAACCACGAAAAACACGAAAAAAGAGAACAAAGAATATGATCTGTTTGGCGAGGTCAACAACAAAAATTCTGATCCCCTTTCGGGTATTTCGAGTGTTTCGTGGTCAAAAAATATCGATATCGGCTTTCGTGTTTACAAAACCGCCGATAGCAACATGAAAAATGTGTTTTATCATCCGAGTGAACTCAAACAGGAGCAACTCAGTTTTCTTGAAAGCAACATCGAAGAAGACCGCACCCCAGAAGACCTTTTAACTCAAGTTATTCTTGATCTCGGTCTTGAACTCTCCTTGCCCATAGAAACAAAAAAGATACTCGGCAACACAGTTTTTATCGTCCAGACCAATGCTCTTGTCGCCTGTTTTGATAATGACATTGATTTTAAAATTATCGATACCATAGCGGATTTAAAACCTTTTAAAGTAGTATTTAAAGATGCCGGCTTCAAAGACGACAAAGACCGCATAAATGTGGAAGAGCGGTTTAAAAGGCTGTCGCCGGAAACGAAAGTGATGGTGATATAA